CTGTTGCGGGGAGCTTCTGCTCAGGGACCAGGATGTGTAGCCTCCAGAGAGGGCAGGGCCCCCTGATTCCCACAGGCTGCTCAGGTTCCCCAGAACCCAGGCCTAACCCCCTCCCACACCCGGCATCTCACTTGGACTAAGAAGCAAGGCTTTCCCGGCAGACCCTCTTCCCAGGCGTCCATGTCGGTCTATGACTCCCCAGAGTAGCGCGTGTGTGGGCACGGGTGgctttgggggtggaggggacagtGTGTGGTTACACGTTAACCCGAGGAGCGTCCTGTGGACTCTGGGACCGATAACAGGCCCGAGGAGATGCTGCCCCCGCCCTGGGGATGGCCCCACCTGGCACCGCTGATAAGGCGTCCACGGGGgacccaggggtccctcctcccccacagtACCCTGACCCTGCCCACCAGACCTGGCTTCCTCCCTGGCTGCCTGGCGGTGGCAGGAGGGCAAGGGAGGCACAGGTGCGTGGCCATCAATGCCCTCCCCTGCACCTGGGGTCCCCTGAGCAGGGCAGAGCCATCATCCCTGGTCTCAGGTGGCAGGACCACTCTGCCTGGAGGTGCAGGATGAAAACTTCCTAGGCCCCTGCCCACCGTCCCCCAGAAGGTTGCCCGGGGGCCACACCCCACACTACCCTCAGCTCTGGCCTCAGGCCCCCAGAATCTGTCCACAGACAATCCAGAGGGATCAAATGCCAAGTGCTGGGTTGTATAGTCATCGCTCCATGCTGGCTTGAGTTGCATGTCATCCCAACAGACTTTTGTGCAAACCTGCAAGTGCGCTGGGCCTGTGCTCAACTTCTGGTTTAGAAGGAATGGATTTACTGGGTACCCACCTATCTCGATGGGTTGGCCACCCACAGGCACCCACTGCTCCACAACAGGGGACAAGGTTCAGAACATCACTGCTGCAAAGTCGCCCAGCCATGTCACCCCCACCAAGGCTGGAGGCTGGTCTGCCACCTCCTGGAGGTGTGTATGGACCCGGGATACACAGGGCTGGGGGGGCATGGAGGGACTCCAAAAACAGCTTGTGGGGATGAGGCAGGCTCTGTTCCTCCTCCCGGGACACCCTTTCCTGGTCTGAGCATAAGTGACCCCACCCTCAGCAAATCATGAAGGTCCAGGAGCCAAACTGCACTCTGAGGGCCATAcccaggggctgagggaaggcCTGGGGTCCTGACCGCAGGGTGCAAGGGCAGCTCAGAACCCCCAACCCCAGATCCCAGAACTCAAGGCCGGGGCCAGAGTACAAGAACGGCTCAggcccccacccctgaccccagaTCCCAGAACTCAAGGCCCGAGGCCAGAGTGCAAGGGCAGCTCAGGCCCCCACCCCAGATCCCAGAACTCAAAGCCCGAGGCCAGGGTGCAAGGGCAGCTCAGGACACCCAACTCCAGATTCCAGAACTCATGGTCTGAGCAGGAATTTAAACtgtctttatttatatttgcaatATGAAATAGAAGCTCAGCACGAACACACGCACACTCACGCCAGCCTGGGGAGAGGGAGCTGGGACAAGGTCACTTGGCAGCTGGGCTGGACCCCAGACCCTTGGGCATAGGAAGGGGACCCCAGCCAGACCCCCGCCAACTCCCCACCCCCGGGGTCCATGGGAGGTGCAAGAGGGGGCTCTCAGTGAGTGCATCAGGGCCCCATGGGAATGTCACCAGAGAAACCCCCTGGACGGGGACTGCCAGCTCCCACAGAGCCAGCAGGGTCAGGTGGGTCCTTTATCTCCCAGCCAGGGTCAAAGTGCAGGGTCCAGGGCAAGGGTTTGGGCAAAGGCACGGCCCCCACTCGGGCCCTCCCCGAGGTGGACCTGACCAAGTGTGGGTGTGGACATCTGCACCGGAGGCTGGGGgcatggtggaaggggagagtgGGCAACGGCCCCAGGACCCTACACagccccccccactccccaccccaccggGATGGGAAGCAGGTCCTACCAGCTGCCCTGCCTGGCCGGGCCTGCTCCTGGCTCTCCatccacccactctctctctgtatataatatataatataggtctctctctctctctctctcttctttctctctactcAACTCTGTTTCTTTATTCTAGGAGACAAAACtccataatttcttttctcagtgcAAATGGGGGTGGGTAGGGGCCTGTCTCCCTGGCACCGGGCTCCTGGGAGTCTAAAGGAGAGAATGTGGGGGCAGAGAGGGTAGGGACAGGGTGATGGGGCAACAGGGCCACCAtgggccccaccctgcccccactcgGGCAGGGTCCACGTGGAGTACAGAGGATTTAGCCGCCACCACCGGGACCGGGCAGTTACCTGGGAACCAAGAGATACCCATATGAGAAGCCCGCTATCCCCCAAGCACCCACCTGTGCAGACCCAGCCCACCTGCTACCCATGGCCCTTGCCACTCACTGGGAACCCAGGGATGCTGGCCCTCCGGGGGCAGAGCCATTGGGCATTGGAGGTGGCTCAAGGGCCTGGGCACTGTCAggagatagagacacagaaaggtcAGTGCCTCCCCCCACAGGACACCAGCTACCCTGGAGGCTGCACGGCACTCACCTCTGGCTATGAGGGAGCCCTGAGGGCTCTGGGCTCTTCTCCCCCTCTGTGGTCTGGGGGTGCTGGCAGGCCCCGGAGGCTGGAACAGAGGTAGCAGGGTCTCTGGTTGCACTGTTGAGAGTGGGGTGGGCTGGGTATCAGTAAGGTTACCATCACTGACATTCCGCTAGACCCTCCTATCAGAGACCCCTGGGAGCCACCCCAGGCAGGAGGAGCTCAGGGTTGGATGAGACGCAGGCTAAACACACTCTCTATCCCCTTCTGGAAGCCATCTTGCCCCCGGGGGCTGACTGGGGAGACCCAGGCACCCATATGTGGGTATGGGCACAGCACAGGACCCTCAGCTGCCCGGAGGCCCTGAGTGGTGCAGAGACAACCCAGGGGCCAagctccacctgcctccccctaAAGCAGCTGCTCCCTAGTCAGTCACCTGTCCAAGGAGCTGGGGGTGGAGCATGTCCCTCTGAGTGTGGCCTGGAGGTCCCCGATGCTGACCAAGGACTGGCAGGGGGCTGTGAAGAGAAAGGCCAGGGAACACAAGGCTCAGTAAGCGTGATGTTACTCTTGCACTTCGCCCCAGTGTGCCAAGTGTACACCAGCCTGGGGGACAATGGGAGCGCAGGTGGGGCTAGGCGGCAGCGCTCACCCGAAGGCTCTGCTACTTTGCTGCCATCTGTGGCTTCCTGAGGTGCTGAGGGGGACACGGGGTCCTGAGACCTGGGGGGCAAGAAAAGCAGCCCGAGGGCCAGCCGGGGTCAGCACTCCAGCCTCAGTGAACTGGGACCTGGGCACCCGTCTGCCTGAAGCCTCACCTGAGCTGCAGGGTGGTGCAGGCCACAGGGCCGGccaggctcaaggcagggaggTCCCGGGGTATGCTGTGGGACCCCTGTGGGGCAAAGAGCCCAGAGCTCGGCTCCTTCTCCCCAGAGTCTCGGGGGCCGGTCAGGGCATCTGTAGGCACTGAGTCAAAGGTGGCTGTccagctggggcctggggggagggaaTGGAGGGGCGGGGTGAGCACCAGAGGCAGACACGCCATGGGCACCCCATTGCATCCCGCCCTGTGCTTTCACCCACCCGGAGGCTGGGGGCCGGGGCTAGGATAAGAGGGGGGCCCGGCGCCCCCACCAGCCACACGGCCGTCACcgtcgtcctcgtcctcctcgtcgtcatcctcctcttcctcgcTGTCTGTGCTGCCCCCACTCCTGCCCAGAAACCACCTGTCAGCGGCTGTGCTGCcagaagggatggaggagggtGGATGGCTGGGAAGCCACAGGACAGACAGATCATGGCCTACCAGGGCCCAAGGTATGGCAGGCAGGTGGGCGCCCTGAGTGCCCTACGGAGGCGCTGAGGGCCGACCTGACACCCTCCCTCCACCTGGGAGCTTGGGCAGACTGAGAACAATATCTAGCCGCTCCAAAATTATGGTCTAGGTGTTGACCAATGCTCGACCCGAGCCCCTGGGGAAAGTCCGACTGGCCTACATGGCCACTAACTGCGAAACAGCTAAACAAATCACAAGGTTCCCAGGACGCCAGATGCCCCCTAGAGCTGGTGGGAACTGTTTTTACAGTTGCTGACAGGAAAGGAACCCGTGTGCAAACAGGTGAACACAGTTGAAGACAAATGAAGATACCCACCAAACAGGAGAGAAGGGGCATCTCCCAAAGCCACAACCAACACCACGCTCAGTGCTGGAGGACCAGCTGTCCCCCCGGGGTCAGGAGCAAACAGATGCCTATTCCCCACTCTGTTCAGGACCATACTGCAGCCCAGAGAAGcgagaatatgaaaagaaaaacatccagACCAGAAAAGAGAGTAAAACCCAATATACAGATAGCCAGGCCATATAGAGAAGACCCCAAGGAACCCATTAAAACTGTCACAGTGTGTATGAGTGCCGCAAGCTGCAGGACACATCTCATCCACACGTCCACTGCATTTCCACGCTCGGGACAATCTCAAAATCCCGCTTacataaaatactcaaaaaaaaaaaaaaaaaaaaaaaaggaagcacaaaACTTACACTCTAAAAAAGACCTAAGTAAACGGAAAGACATTCCAAGCTCACAGACCGGGTGACGGGATACGGTTCCTAGGTCGTGAGGTAACCCACAGGTTCAGGGCAAGCCCTCTCACCCAGCCAGCGTCCTTGTTGAAATGAACTGGCTGACCTTACAAGTCCCACCAGTCCTTCAAAAGCAATGCTAGAGGACTCACTTCCTACTTTCAACCCTTCCTACAATGGTCATGGAGATAGGGAGGTCCTGCCATGAAGACTAGCAGCCCCAGAGTTGCCAGAAACCAACTCACACAGGGATAGCTAAGTGCACCCAGTGTCTCCCACGAGAGGTGCAGGAGGCGCCGGACCCCCACCTCACAATACACAAACTGAGCTCAAAACAGGATCGAATGGGGAAACGCAAGAGCTAGCACCATCACACTCCTACAAGAGCACATGGGGTGAACCATGACCTTGGGGTTATCGGCTTGGCCACCCAGCAGATGGAGCAAGGCACAAACACAGCTACTGGGACGGTGGACCTCACAAGTGCAGTAAGTCAGGCCAGTGCCAGCCTAGGGACACACAGGGGCTGTCTAGGCACACTGTCTTGGGCACACTATCTGAGCACACTGAGACCCTCAAGCCAGAGACCACAGGGGCAGAGGCTCTGAGATGCTGTTCACAAGGCACAAGCCCACCGAGTCAGGGACCGTGGGGCCAGCCAGCACCACAGGCATCTAGGAGCTGGCCACAGCTTACCCACACTCAGCCCATCTCTCCCACTACCAGGAAGAAGAGTCAGAGCTGGTGGGAAGCTCTAAGTACGAGCTAACctagaggagcagaggggagcacCGGAGACACGCCTGGGCCAGGCCGCAGGTCTAGGACTCACCGAATTCCCAGCCCCACACAGGCTGGTACACTCCTGCCTTGGCAGCTGAGCTACCCTGAGCTGGGGAGGCACCCCACCTAACACACacattcccttctttctttcctcctctactCCAGCTGATGAAAACTAGGTCTCATGGACTGCACAGCCCCACTGCTGGGGAACTCACCGCACACCCGGGGGCTGGCCGCGGCGGGCTCCTCTGGCCAGCTGGCTGCCCTGCCAGGCGCCATCCTCTTCATCAGACTCCCCGGAGCCCTGgccctcctcctcatcctcatcctcgtCGTCAAATTGCTGGATGCGGTCCTTGTAGCATATCTCCAGCAGGTTGGCATTGGGctgcagggtgcagggtgggagggtggggtgggtggtgtgGGTGGCACTTTCTGCAGCCCCCCCACAACCAGGGATAGAGCACCACTCACGTTCTCGTCGTCAGCATTGAGGGAGAAGGTAATGTTAGCTGTCTTGTCAAAAGGCGCACTAGGAGAGAAGCACAGGGGCAGTGAGGAGTGGTGGGTGAGACCACAGCCCTCAGGAAAGGGGTCAGCCAGGTTTCTCCCACATCCACTCAACACACTCTCACTGCTCAAGGTCCCATATCTGCACATCCACCCACTAGCCAAAATTTAACTGTAGCCTCAAATCAATGCCCGTGACCTGTTGCAGTCATCTGTGGAGTGGCCCAACAGGCACCTTGGCAGCTGATGTCCAACACGGACATGCTCTGCCCTCCCATCTCAGCCTTTCCACAAAGACACCCCCAGGGGACAGAGCCTCAGCTCTAAGTGGTGGCAGGGCAGCCCTAGGCAGGCCACAGAGCACTTCTCATCTCaacctcctcctctccatcctaAGACAGAGATAGGATCTCCCTGCACACAAGTCACTGTGAGGACTTCAGGCTGCCATCAGGGTGAGTTCCTCACATAGAGGTGCCCCCTTCCCCTGGGAGCGAGGGTTCAGTGTTTGCGGGGACTTCACCCATCATGGCGGTAGTCAGGAAGCGAGCCAAAACCATGTGCGGCTCATCAGTCTGTTCCCAACTCTGTCCCGACTCTGTTCAGGAGCAACAGGCAACTGAAGCACAAGTCCAAGACACCACGGTGAAGGAGGCCACTTCATGGCCATGACCGAGCAAGCTGTAGCTGTCACCCTGACCGTCTCCAGGGGGAGCCCGGGCTCCCCAAGTGCCCAGACACTGCTTGCTGGTGGGTGAACACGTCTCCATCAAGTGCAGGCCACAACACACACAGCTTGCCGGTCTGCAGCTGGGATTCTGAACTCGAGGCCCCAAAGTGACCGGCAGGGTGGCCCCGTCTTCCATCGAGGCCGAGCACACCCGGCACCCTCTGTTCCATCCTCTTTTGGAAAGCCTCATGGGAGCACAAAACCCATGCTCAGAAATTCAATCCATGGGTTTTAACTATGGACACAAAGTGCCAATGAGAACCTGGCTTCCACTCCACCAGAACACACAATCTTCCCACAGTCTCTGACTCATGTTCCCTAGAGCTGTCATCCGTCTGTGGGGGATAGGGGGTGGGGTCCCACTCTGCCCTGTGTTCATCTGTCTAGTTCAGGAAATACATGGCCAGCAAGCTCCATGGACAAATGGGACCAACCACCCAAGTGCCGCCTCAGCGTCGGACACCgcacagacacactcacacagCCTGCTCTCTTCCTGAAACTTGCAGAGCCCAGCACTCAGGTCAGGCTGGGGCAGTCCAGGAGCCACATGAGCCCTGTAGGGCAGCATATTCAGCatgaaagttataaaaatattcatgtatttttcattttagaaagctTCATGGCTTTCCAAAGTTTCAAGTTTTTAACCACACTGCAAATTATCTGATGGAGAAGACAACACGATCCATGGAACAGTCAGTCTGTCCTCCTGTGGGAGGGGCTTctccagggccccaggcccccgACACATGGCCAGCACTGCCCGGCCTTCCATGCAATGGGCACTGGGCTGCGCAGAGCAGCAGCACACACAGGTCTCTGTTCCCAAGGCAACCTCTGTCTGGCATGAGAAAGGCCAGCAGCTGAGCACAGCCCATCATGGTGCCTTcaccctgagccacacaggggcgATCCTGCTCCCACACCGACCAGCATGTGTCTCAGTTGCCCCAGAGGCTCCGAGCCCAGAGCCAAGGATGATGGTAGACACACAATAGGAAGACCCCCCGAGATGTACCCAACACACAGGGGATGAAGCTGATGGGGACCCCAAGGGGCAGCTGAGGCCCCTCCTGCCTGTCCCTGGACCCCACCCCTTGGCTATCCCCTGCCCGCCCTCCAGTGGTCCCTCTACTTTCCCTCAAGGCATTACCAACTCCTCAAAACTTTCCTCAAAGTCACCCCTTCTACTCCAACTACACTTCCTCCAGGGACCTTACAGAGGATGGGCTCCCTCCCAGACCACTGCCTGGCCAACCTCGCTCCCACCCCGACCCAAGCTCCCCTCCCGCTTTGCTGCCATAAACTTGCTCATCAATTTGCAAAATGGcagaaaactctttttttttttctgactacaAAAAGAACAGATGCCTGTGGTGGAAAACTTGGTAACTAAAGAAGAAAGCTGATGACTGCAACACCAAGTTAAATTGCTATTGCTCAACAAAGCAGCTGTAGAAGTCACCGAAAGCTCAAGTTCTcctgtcagcccagggcctggtggagggctgggggctgctcTGGCATCAAGGGGTCATCCCACCAGCTACACACGCAGCTGACTCCCcaaggaggggacagaggagccCCCAGCTGGCCGCTCCCCATGCTGAGCCCAAGTGCCAGGACTGGTGGGACCAAGGAGGACGCAGGAAGCCTGGCAGAAAGTGCCACAGGGCCAGTGAGTACTCGTGCTCCCACCTGCTGTGTTCTCACCCCTGCTCGCCTACAGAAGAGCACACTCACTTCACGCTTTCTTCCTGCTCCCCAAACTCCTCATCATTGAAGCCAAAGTGGTCGATGAAGGCTGAGGTCATGCGCTGCATCTGGAAGTCCATGAAGGCCTGTGGAGGAGCAGTGGTCAGGGATGGGTGGGGCCAGGCAGAAAGGGGCaggcccctggcccccagcccaccTGCTGCAGTACTGCCTCCTCGGGGAAGTTGAACTCCTTGAGCCGGTCGTCCTCATCATCACTGGAGGAGTGCAGGTGGTGCGTGCTCACCTGGGGCATGGGGGCAGGCAAGGGGTGAGAGCCAGGATGGCAGGGTGCAGCCTCAGGGAGGTACAGGTGGAGAACAGAACCACGGCAGAGAGCTGCGGCGCCTTACCAGGTCCACCATGTTCTTCTTGTTCGTCTCGGCCAGGGGTCCGGCCACAAAGGCCTCCCACCGCTCCTGCTGCTCACCCGGCAGTTCTGTTCAGCGCAGAGGAGACAGGACGTGAGGGCCCCCCCCCCTACAGCCAgcagccctgcccccagccctggggcgACACCCTCCCGGACCCTCACCCTTCAGCAGCTGCCCCAGCTGCTCAGCATTGGGCCCCTTCTCCGTGTTCTGCACCAGGGCGTTGGCCAGTCTCGTCAGGTGGCCCATGTAGCCTTTGCGGGGGCCCCCGGTAGACCTGGGCAAGATCGGAGGCCGCAGCTGGACATGGGCCcatgcgcccccgccccgccctccccaaGGGCAAGAAGTCCAGGGGCCGCTCACTGCACAAGGTCGTTCTCTTCCCAGGATGTCAGGATGCGCTCCACCAGGCGGCACTGCTGCAGGAGCTGTGAGGGCAGTGGAGACAGTGGGGGCACCGGGGAcatgggggcagggccaggacgTGCCCCTCCCAGCACCAAGGGGGATTTGCGGGGGaatgggagggggggtgggggccgtGTCCAAGGCCTGAGGCTATAACCCGGGAAGTACCTCCCCTAGAGTAGCATCTGTCACCCCAGAGGACACTGCTGCCCCCTGAGGGCTCCCGTCTGCACCCGCCTGCACATCATCCTCCATTTCTCCCAGACAGACCTAAGGACAAGGCTGAGCCCCTGGCCCCCAGCATGTGAGGCCACCTAGAGAAGGCAGAGGAATACAGTGGGTGACCCACAGGAACAGAGTGGGGTACCCGGGAACCCCAGCTTACATGTTTCACAACGGGATTTGGGACAGGCATCTCAAGGCTGCTGTCGGAAGGAGGCCCAGCACTGAGCATGGCACTCACACAGAACTCGACTTGGGCATGCAGGAAGTTGTTGAACATGTAGTGGAAGAAGAGGTCCTGGGGGGCGGGCAGTGGAGGCTGGCATGGAAAGGCCCCTCATccacccctgcccagggcccctccaccccctcatcCCCATCCCGCACTTCCCCACCCTGCCCgggccctccaccccaccccacccccttctccgCACCAGCATGGTGTTGGGCACATCCAGTGCCAGGAGCTCCTGCGTCAGGGCTGGGTCATTGGCGCTCAGAGCACTGGCCAGCAGCTTGACCACATGCAGCCGAGTATTGCCCAGAGGCGGGGCCAGGTTGCCCCAGGTAGTACGCAGTGGTTCCAGCTACAGGCACATGGAAGGCTCAGTGCCACCTAGAACCGtggggctgccctccctgccaCCCTACATCCTTGGACTCCCAGCCTACCTCAGGGGGCTCAAGCAGAAGCTGGTGGAAACGGCTGAGCCGTGGGCGCAGGGCGTGCAGGGCGCCCACACTGGACATGCTGCTATCCAGGGTCGCTTGGGCCAGAAGCTCCAGCTGCCCATCCACACTGCTAAAGAAGTTGTTCACGGTCACAGACTCGGACCTGCAGGGGGGACAGGATGCAGGGCCTGTGTGCACGCATATGCATGTGTATGGCACATGTGGAAGGGAGAGACAAGCTGCTTCCTGTGGAAGTATAGCgtgcatggggcgggggggggggggggggggggcagggatcaTGGGCCTATAGGGCCCTGGACTCGGCCAGTCAGCTCAAAGCTACAGGTGGTTTACATGGCCTCAGACAGGAACTGAGAACTCCTCTCCCAAGACCCTAagtggtgggatgcctgggtggcccagcagttgagcatctgcccgacttggggtgtgatcccagagtccaggattgagtcccacattggacatCGGGCTCCTGcggacagcctgcttctccctctacttgtgtctctgcctctctttctctctctctgtctcatgaataaataaaatatttttaaaaatacaaataaaaaattttaaaaaaaacaacagattctttaaaaaaagaccctAAGTGGCCACCAAGAAGGGGATGCTGCTTGTAGATGACAAGTCCCCACAACCTTCACCCCTAAAAAGA
This portion of the Vulpes lagopus strain Blue_001 chromosome 2, ASM1834538v1, whole genome shotgun sequence genome encodes:
- the PPP6R1 gene encoding serine/threonine-protein phosphatase 6 regulatory subunit 1 isoform X3; protein product: MFWKFDLHTSSHLDTLLEREDLSLLELLDEEDVLQECKVVNRKLLDFLSQPPHLQAMVAWVTQEPPASGEERLRYKYPSVACEILTSDVPQINDALGADESLLNRLYGFLQSSGSLNPLLASFFSKVMGILINRKTDQLVSFLRKKDDFVDLLLQHIGTSAIMDLLLRLLTCVERPQLRQDVVNWLNEEKIVQRLIEQIHPSKDDNQHSNASQSLCDIIRLSREQMIQVQDSLEPDQLLTTLEKQETIEQLLSNMLEGEQSQSVIVSGIQVLLTLLEPRRPRSESVTVNNFFSSVDGQLELLAQATLDSSMSSVGALHALRPRLSRFHQLLLEPPELEPLRTTWGNLAPPLGNTRLHVVKLLASALSANDPALTQELLALDVPNTMLDLFFHYMFNNFLHAQVEFCVSAMLSAGPPSDSSLEMPVPNPVVKHLLQQCRLVERILTSWEENDLVQSTGGPRKGYMGHLTRLANALVQNTEKGPNAEQLGQLLKELPGEQQERWEAFVAGPLAETNKKNMVDLVSTHHLHSSSDDEDDRLKEFNFPEEAVLQQAFMDFQMQRMTSAFIDHFGFNDEEFGEQEESVNAPFDKTANITFSLNADDENPNANLLEICYKDRIQQFDDEDEDEEEGQGSGESDEEDGAWQGSQLARGARRGQPPGVRSGGSTDSEEEEDDDEEDEDDGDGRVAGGGAGPPSYPSPGPQPPGPSWTATFDSVPTDALTGPRDSGEKEPSSGLFAPQGSHSIPRDLPALSLAGPVACTTLQLRSQDPVSPSAPQEATDGSKVAEPSAPCQSLVSIGDLQATLRGTCSTPSSLDSATRDPATSVPASGACQHPQTTEGEKSPEPSGLPHSQSAQALEPPPMPNGSAPGGPASLGSQ